The proteins below are encoded in one region of Eubacterium sp. 1001713B170207_170306_E7:
- a CDS encoding transposase: MVAPVWRLWCLIKIVLIQHLYGLPSLRQTVRDIDMNITYRWFLAIPLNKPIPHFATIDYTFRHQFTKKVVEQVFTWILFEVEAAGYLKPEVGFVNPKPTPT; the protein is encoded by the coding sequence ATGGTCGCCCCAGTATGGAGACTATGGTGCTTGATTAAGATAGTTTTGATCCAACATCTTTATGGCCTTCCTTCGCTGCGCCAGACCGTTCGAGACATTGACATGAACATTACTTATCGGTGGTTTCTGGCGATTCCACTCAATAAACCCATTCCTCATTTTGCAACCATCGACTATACGTTCAGACATCAGTTTACTAAAAAGGTAGTGGAACAAGTCTTTACCTGGATTTTATTCGAAGTGGAAGCCGCCGGTTATCTCAAACCCGAGGTGGGCTTTGTGAACCCAAAACCAACGCCAACCTGA
- a CDS encoding glycoside hydrolase domain-containing protein codes for MDAMVKKSQMWLNSNYGSYGYDRFPTVTEDGQTGWGTINGLIRALQIELGIQETADNFGDGTISKFKQRYPNGVVPQEDNDKTLNNVYGIIQCGLWCKGYSTGTSEITKFFRSGTAAGVMELKEDAGINATNGTVTLNVMKALLSMDQFKVLSDYGGTIQIAAIQRTLNSKYENYIGLSPCDGLYGRKMNDSMIKVLQAIEGYSVEDATGNFGDGTKANLIHILLPSSGNSEAVFLARYALVCNGYDVNILSSTWDSALAAKITEFQSDLALPETGTVDVNTWMSLLLSKGNPDRGSLACDTRFEMTTGRLQYILSQGHQIVGRYLTGGDFKELRMGEPQRILSAGVQFFPIFQESPGNIEAALEYFTEQNGRRDAETAVHQANVHGIPSGNVIFFAVDFDATEDMINSTVLPYFEALKDKMDTLGSPYKIGVYGTRATSRAVISNHYAVTSFVSDMSTGYSGNMGYRIPDNWTYDQFHEYSVDNWDLDKVAYSGQYPAVTSLLSNPVFVEAATRNIRDGDSYTYLGSLKQFTSGSGRGFRVLATGMRVHADYFSNNTSGVGELELVCASTGETLGFISISNGGTSEVHFSVVYGEIYYFRYTSKVPGMGLTPGNFDVWITTDYLI; via the coding sequence ATGGATGCAATGGTAAAAAAATCACAAATGTGGTTGAATTCAAATTATGGAAGCTATGGTTACGATCGATTTCCAACAGTAACTGAAGATGGACAAACCGGTTGGGGAACAATAAATGGTTTGATAAGAGCTTTGCAGATTGAATTAGGAATACAAGAGACTGCAGATAACTTTGGTGATGGGACAATTTCAAAATTCAAGCAAAGATACCCAAATGGAGTTGTGCCACAAGAAGACAACGATAAAACACTGAATAATGTGTATGGAATTATTCAGTGCGGGTTATGGTGTAAAGGATATTCTACGGGAACCAGTGAAATTACCAAATTTTTCAGATCTGGAACTGCTGCTGGTGTGATGGAATTAAAAGAAGACGCTGGGATTAATGCGACAAATGGTACAGTTACTTTAAACGTTATGAAAGCGCTATTATCAATGGATCAATTTAAAGTATTGAGTGACTATGGTGGTACGATACAAATTGCGGCAATACAACGGACGTTAAATTCAAAATATGAAAATTATATTGGATTATCGCCTTGCGATGGTCTTTATGGACGCAAAATGAATGACTCGATGATTAAAGTTCTCCAAGCTATTGAAGGATATAGTGTTGAAGATGCGACTGGAAATTTTGGAGATGGAACGAAAGCAAATTTAATTCATATTTTACTACCGTCTTCGGGTAATAGTGAAGCAGTATTTCTTGCACGCTATGCGTTGGTATGCAATGGTTATGATGTCAACATACTGAGTTCAACTTGGGATTCAGCATTAGCAGCTAAAATTACCGAATTCCAAAGTGATTTAGCTTTACCAGAAACAGGCACAGTAGATGTCAATACCTGGATGTCTTTATTATTAAGTAAAGGAAATCCAGATCGAGGTAGTTTGGCCTGTGATACGCGTTTTGAGATGACAACAGGGCGATTACAGTATATTCTTTCACAAGGTCACCAAATTGTAGGGAGATATCTTACTGGTGGAGATTTTAAAGAACTTAGAATGGGCGAGCCGCAAAGAATCTTATCGGCAGGAGTTCAATTCTTTCCGATTTTTCAGGAATCTCCCGGTAACATTGAGGCGGCACTAGAATACTTTACAGAACAAAATGGAAGGCGTGATGCGGAAACAGCAGTTCATCAAGCGAATGTTCACGGAATTCCAAGCGGTAATGTAATATTTTTCGCTGTCGATTTTGATGCTACAGAAGATATGATTAACAGTACCGTTTTGCCATATTTTGAGGCACTGAAAGACAAGATGGATACATTAGGATCACCCTATAAAATTGGTGTTTATGGAACTAGAGCAACGAGTCGTGCAGTAATCAGTAATCATTATGCAGTTACTTCCTTTGTTAGTGACATGTCTACAGGTTATAGCGGTAATATGGGTTACAGAATTCCCGATAATTGGACTTATGATCAATTTCACGAATATAGTGTTGATAATTGGGATTTAGACAAGGTGGCTTATTCAGGACAGTATCCAGCTGTTACAAGTTTATTGAGCAATCCTGTTTTTGTTGAGGCAGCAACCAGAAATATCCGTGACGGTGACTCTTATACTTACTTGGGTAGTTTAAAACAATTTACAAGTGGTAGTGGACGTGGATTTAGAGTTTTAGCAACAGGTATGCGTGTTCATGCTGATTACTTTTCAAATAACACAAGTGGGGTTGGCGAATTAGAATTAGTATGCGCCAGTACAGGAGAAACATTAGGTTTTATTTCTATATCGAATGGTGGAACAAGCGAGGTGCATTTCAGCGTTGTCTATGGCGAAATTTACTATTTTAGATATACATCAAAGGTACCAGGAATGGGTCTAACGCCAGGGAATTTTGATGTTTGGATTACAACAGATTATTTAATTTAG
- a CDS encoding phage holin → MKWKNRLKNKAFWAACVGLVVLILQYIQSYLTFELNISLIEKILSAIVLCAVTLGILIDPTTPGVKDSDKDKDGGEK, encoded by the coding sequence TTGAAATGGAAAAACCGCTTAAAAAACAAAGCGTTTTGGGCTGCATGTGTGGGTTTGGTAGTTTTAATATTGCAGTATATACAAAGTTATTTAACCTTTGAACTGAATATTTCTTTAATAGAGAAAATATTGTCGGCCATTGTTTTATGTGCAGTTACATTGGGGATTTTGATTGATCCTACAACGCCAGGTGTTAAAGATTCTGATAAAGACAAAGATGGAGGTGAAAAATAA